From Mesorhizobium sp., the proteins below share one genomic window:
- a CDS encoding aminotransferase class III-fold pyridoxal phosphate-dependent enzyme — MQATPTQGGLDAALASLRESYARSRPISQELFRRAASVLPGSNTRSVLHFSPFPLYMARGQEAIVEDVDGNAYVDMVGEFSAGLFGHSDPVINRAIREALDNGVVLAAPTRLEVDLATLVAARFPSMERLRFCNSGTEANILALMTAMNVTGRKRVLAFRGSYHGGVLAYPTDGNPLNIPLDVILAHYNDTDGTEQTIRSIGSDLAAIIVEPILGAAGNIPAAPEFIAMLRRASTASGALLILDEVKTSRCGRGGMQGRLGVTPDLTTIGKYIGGGLACGAFGGDASIMARFDPNTPGGLKHAGTFNNNVCAMAAGVAGLSQIFTPERADNFLETTEAFRLELNELCAAHGVAMQFSGLGSIFTVHFTDRPIVGPGDIPAKSWPLSQLFHMFALLDGVLVASRGDVFISLPTSAAQLQSLRTTVDRFIQAYGYLFPIQEPQVT, encoded by the coding sequence ATGCAAGCTACGCCTACCCAGGGAGGGCTAGACGCCGCCCTTGCGTCCCTGCGGGAGAGCTATGCCCGCAGCCGGCCGATAAGCCAAGAACTCTTCAGGCGCGCCGCAAGCGTGCTTCCGGGGTCCAATACACGTTCGGTGCTGCACTTCAGCCCTTTCCCGCTCTACATGGCTCGGGGGCAGGAAGCGATTGTGGAGGACGTGGACGGCAATGCCTACGTGGACATGGTCGGGGAATTCTCGGCCGGTCTCTTCGGGCATTCGGATCCCGTCATCAACCGGGCGATCCGTGAGGCGCTTGACAACGGCGTGGTTCTCGCGGCGCCGACGCGGCTCGAGGTGGACTTGGCGACCCTGGTTGCAGCTCGATTCCCTTCGATGGAGCGCCTTCGGTTCTGCAATTCGGGCACCGAAGCCAACATCCTCGCCTTGATGACGGCGATGAATGTGACCGGGCGCAAGCGTGTGTTGGCGTTTCGCGGCTCCTATCATGGTGGCGTACTTGCCTACCCCACCGACGGCAACCCGCTGAACATCCCCCTCGACGTCATCCTCGCTCACTACAACGACACAGACGGCACAGAACAGACGATCCGCTCTATCGGGAGTGATCTGGCTGCGATCATAGTCGAACCGATCCTGGGGGCCGCCGGCAATATTCCTGCGGCGCCCGAATTCATAGCGATGCTGCGAAGGGCATCGACTGCGTCCGGCGCTCTCCTCATTCTTGATGAGGTGAAGACATCACGATGTGGGCGGGGGGGCATGCAAGGTCGGCTCGGCGTGACTCCCGATCTCACGACAATCGGGAAGTATATTGGCGGCGGGCTTGCCTGCGGAGCTTTTGGCGGCGACGCCAGCATCATGGCGCGGTTCGACCCGAACACGCCCGGCGGGCTGAAGCATGCGGGCACGTTCAACAACAATGTTTGCGCTATGGCTGCGGGCGTCGCGGGTCTCTCGCAGATCTTCACGCCTGAGCGGGCGGACAATTTTCTCGAAACAACTGAAGCCTTTCGACTTGAACTGAACGAGCTCTGCGCGGCTCATGGCGTCGCGATGCAATTCAGCGGGCTTGGCTCAATCTTTACCGTTCATTTCACGGATCGCCCGATTGTCGGTCCCGGTGACATTCCGGCGAAGAGCTGGCCACTCAGCCAGCTCTTCCACATGTTCGCGCTGCTGGACGGAGTCCTGGTGGCAAGCCGTGGCGACGTCTTCATATCGCTGCCGACATCCGCAGCGCAATTGCAGTCGCTGCGCACAACCGTTGACAGGTTCATCCAGGCTTATGGCTACCTATTTCCCATCCAGGAGCCGCAAGTCACATGA
- a CDS encoding GntR family transcriptional regulator, translating to MDAKTTTQPVTNQEIHARIWSSIADRQLAPGTRLKEEQLADIFAVSRARIRQVLQQLAHDGLITLVPNRGAFVAKPSTEEARDVFFARRTIEERLVERLCATIDEPAAQRLRDHIEAERRAHERNDMVTAIRLSGEFHMLIAELAQSQILAGLLCDLVSRTSLITALYQSKEVHNCGPDEHDAIVAAIVAGEAKKATDAMKHHLAHIEDQLELESVRAPMRDIEDILSL from the coding sequence ATGGACGCCAAAACGACCACCCAACCCGTGACCAATCAGGAGATCCATGCCCGGATCTGGTCGTCGATCGCAGACAGGCAGCTCGCGCCGGGAACGAGGCTCAAGGAAGAGCAGCTTGCCGACATCTTTGCGGTCAGTCGCGCGCGTATCCGCCAAGTGCTGCAGCAGCTGGCGCATGACGGACTGATTACGCTGGTTCCCAACCGTGGCGCCTTTGTCGCCAAGCCATCGACTGAGGAAGCGCGCGACGTGTTCTTCGCGCGCCGCACCATCGAGGAGCGGCTGGTCGAGCGGCTTTGCGCTACCATCGACGAGCCTGCGGCGCAGCGGCTTCGCGATCACATCGAAGCCGAACGCCGCGCCCACGAACGCAACGACATGGTGACGGCAATCCGTCTTTCAGGTGAGTTCCACATGCTGATTGCCGAACTTGCTCAGTCGCAGATACTCGCCGGACTTCTGTGTGATCTCGTGTCGCGCACCTCCCTGATCACCGCGCTTTATCAATCCAAGGAGGTGCACAATTGCGGGCCGGACGAGCACGACGCGATTGTGGCGGCCATTGTCGCTGGAGAAGCGAAGAAGGCGACCGACGCCATGAAGCATCACCTCGCCCATATCGAAGACCAGCTCGAGCTGGAAAGCGTCCGCGCGCCCATGCGCGATATCGAGGACATCCTCTCGCTATAG
- a CDS encoding hydantoinase/carbamoylase family amidase, translated as MKYEKIIAEIAGLADEAAALFEEIATASHDGRGITRAAFGPTETMAGDVLKRFALKEGLDVSTDPVGNFHYDMQGDAPSKTVVIASHLDSVPVGGNFDGLAGVVAGVVVQAACHRAGVCPSLNLKTIGFRCEESPWFGTAYIGSKLALGLLGQDELDGLKRFDTGKSLATHLHEIGAISVASDMRAQRLPVENIAAYLELHIEQGPLLDDLELPVGVATAIRGNIRHPFAACSGRYGHAAASPRHLRSDAMTATARLIAAADGFWADLLAEGGNDDLIINFGIVATDPEQHAMTKVPGDVRFSFNIGGTRNDVMDRLYRRIRNEAERLEREFRVSFDFGSRVGTEGIQLDPGLAQVARQSAKDLGIAMHSLPTVGHDAAMLAKLGVPTGMLLVRNQNGSHNPDEAMRIPDFIAATKVLALWAISPPRQS; from the coding sequence ATGAAATACGAGAAAATCATCGCTGAAATTGCTGGCCTCGCCGACGAGGCTGCCGCTCTCTTCGAGGAGATTGCCACCGCATCGCACGACGGTCGCGGCATCACGCGTGCGGCGTTCGGTCCAACCGAGACCATGGCCGGCGACGTGTTGAAGAGGTTCGCCCTCAAGGAGGGACTCGATGTCTCCACGGATCCGGTGGGCAACTTCCACTACGATATGCAGGGAGATGCGCCCAGCAAGACCGTCGTGATCGCATCGCACCTCGACTCAGTCCCTGTAGGCGGCAATTTCGATGGACTCGCGGGCGTGGTGGCTGGAGTCGTTGTGCAGGCGGCGTGCCACCGCGCCGGGGTCTGCCCGTCGTTGAACCTGAAGACGATTGGCTTCCGTTGTGAAGAGAGCCCCTGGTTCGGCACCGCCTATATCGGCAGCAAGCTCGCTCTCGGCCTGCTTGGTCAGGATGAGCTTGACGGGCTTAAGCGTTTCGACACCGGCAAATCTCTCGCGACCCACCTGCACGAAATTGGCGCCATCTCTGTTGCTTCCGACATGCGCGCGCAGCGGCTTCCGGTTGAGAACATCGCCGCCTACCTCGAGCTGCATATCGAACAGGGACCGCTCCTCGACGACTTGGAGCTGCCGGTCGGCGTCGCCACGGCCATCCGTGGCAACATCCGCCATCCGTTCGCGGCATGCAGCGGGCGCTATGGTCATGCGGCCGCCAGCCCACGGCACCTGCGGTCCGACGCCATGACCGCGACTGCACGGCTCATCGCCGCCGCGGATGGATTCTGGGCGGACCTATTGGCCGAGGGCGGCAATGACGATCTGATCATAAACTTCGGTATTGTCGCGACTGATCCGGAGCAGCATGCGATGACAAAGGTGCCCGGCGACGTGCGGTTCAGCTTCAATATAGGAGGTACCCGCAACGACGTGATGGACCGGCTCTACCGGCGCATTCGCAACGAGGCCGAGCGGCTCGAACGCGAATTCCGTGTCAGCTTCGATTTCGGCTCGCGGGTTGGAACGGAGGGGATCCAATTGGATCCGGGACTGGCCCAAGTGGCTCGGCAGTCGGCCAAGGACTTAGGCATTGCGATGCACAGCCTACCCACGGTCGGTCATGACGCAGCGATGTTAGCCAAGCTCGGCGTGCCGACGGGGATGCTCCTGGTGCGCAACCAGAACGGCAGCCACAACCCCGACGAGGCGATGCGGATCCCCGATTTCATCGCAGCGACAAAGGTGCTTGCGCTTTGGGCCATCAGCCCACCGCGCCAATCATAA
- a CDS encoding 3-keto-5-aminohexanoate cleavage protein: MKKTILTAAVTGNITTLAQHPGLPCTPEQIATAAIECGKAGAAVAHIHVRYPDGRPSMEISHYREVMGRIRDSGLGMIVNLTTGPGQRFVPDRENPAVAAPGTTLMHPLRRVEHIAELKPEMCSLDLNTMWSGSSVVINPPENVRIMAKAMREAGTRPEIELFDSGDIHLARALLEEDVFDHLPLFQIVTGVRYGFEATPQTLCYARSLLPVNANWGAIGIGRMSFGMLVQTALMGGHVRVGFEDNLYLNRGALAPDNASLVRKAVHLVEELGGTIASPADARAILGLQTH; this comes from the coding sequence ATGAAGAAGACTATTCTGACAGCAGCGGTCACTGGGAACATCACCACCCTTGCTCAGCATCCCGGTCTACCATGCACTCCAGAGCAGATCGCCACGGCGGCGATCGAGTGTGGGAAGGCCGGCGCCGCCGTCGCTCACATTCACGTCCGCTATCCGGATGGCCGGCCGAGCATGGAGATTTCCCACTACCGCGAGGTGATGGGGCGGATTCGCGATAGCGGGCTCGGAATGATCGTTAACCTGACAACCGGGCCTGGACAGCGCTTCGTTCCCGATCGTGAGAACCCGGCCGTGGCTGCGCCGGGCACAACCTTGATGCACCCGCTGAGGCGGGTCGAACACATTGCAGAGCTGAAGCCCGAGATGTGCTCGCTCGACCTGAACACGATGTGGTCAGGCAGTTCGGTCGTCATTAATCCCCCGGAAAACGTGCGGATCATGGCAAAGGCGATGCGAGAAGCTGGCACGCGGCCAGAGATCGAGCTGTTCGATAGTGGCGACATTCATCTCGCCCGCGCGCTGCTCGAAGAGGATGTGTTTGATCACCTGCCGCTGTTCCAGATCGTCACCGGCGTCCGCTACGGTTTCGAAGCCACGCCGCAGACGCTTTGCTATGCACGGTCACTGCTGCCGGTGAATGCCAACTGGGGCGCGATCGGCATTGGCAGGATGTCGTTCGGCATGCTCGTGCAGACCGCGCTGATGGGCGGTCACGTGCGTGTGGGATTCGAGGACAATCTCTATCTGAACCGTGGCGCGTTAGCACCGGACAATGCCTCGCTGGTGCGCAAGGCGGTCCATCTGGTAGAGGAGCTAGGCGGCACTATTGCTAGCCCGGCCGATGCGCGGGCCATCCTGGGCCTTCAAACACATTGA
- a CDS encoding carbon-nitrogen hydrolase family protein, translating into MRVAAVQMNSGDDVAANVHKACGYVDRAAGEGAELVVLPEFFNTIFFAQYRDQKYHALAETDTGATMSAIREAAVRNKIAVIATIYEEVEIGLCYDTAMHVGADGDIHHKYRKVHPAAVKSLEKIYFRYGSRFDTYGFGDWRIGIGVCYDMGFPETARCLASNGAELLIAPYATSRQNMFQEVLRTRAFENGCFLVAANKVGQEHDWYFPGGSMICDPTGRLLASADTQNEAVLVADIDRDAIREARISYPNRRDRRPDLYGAITRETDA; encoded by the coding sequence ATGAGAGTAGCAGCAGTACAGATGAACAGCGGCGACGATGTCGCTGCGAACGTCCATAAGGCGTGCGGCTACGTCGATCGAGCGGCAGGCGAAGGCGCGGAACTCGTGGTCCTGCCCGAGTTCTTCAACACGATTTTCTTCGCTCAGTACCGCGACCAGAAGTATCACGCGCTGGCCGAGACCGACACCGGAGCGACGATGAGCGCCATCCGCGAGGCAGCGGTGCGCAACAAAATAGCCGTGATCGCCACGATCTACGAAGAGGTGGAGATCGGCCTCTGCTACGACACCGCGATGCATGTCGGTGCGGACGGCGACATCCATCACAAATACCGCAAGGTGCATCCCGCCGCAGTGAAAAGCCTGGAGAAGATCTATTTTCGCTACGGCTCGCGCTTCGACACCTACGGGTTCGGTGATTGGCGCATCGGTATCGGCGTCTGCTACGACATGGGCTTTCCTGAGACAGCCCGCTGTCTCGCTTCAAATGGCGCGGAACTGCTGATCGCGCCGTATGCGACCTCTCGACAAAACATGTTCCAGGAGGTCCTGCGCACACGCGCTTTCGAGAACGGCTGCTTCCTCGTCGCCGCCAACAAGGTTGGTCAAGAACATGACTGGTATTTCCCCGGCGGGAGCATGATCTGCGATCCGACCGGCCGGCTACTTGCCTCTGCCGACACTCAGAACGAGGCGGTTCTGGTCGCCGACATCGACCGCGACGCCATCCGCGAAGCGCGTATCAGCTACCCCAATCGGCGCGATCGCAGGCCGGATCTTTACGGCGCGATCACCCGCGAAACCGACGCGTAA
- a CDS encoding amino acid ABC transporter ATP-binding protein, whose product MTSAPVLEIADLRKSFGKDEVLKGVNLTVRRGEVVVLLGSSGSGKSTFLRCINRLEEPTSGTISLNGTPVTSSTANLADVRKKIGMVFQSFNLYPHLSALRNITLALRLSLGQDRKAAEEQAMRMLAQVGLAEKARSYPSELSGGQQQRVAIARALALEPQVMLFDEPTSALDPELVGSVLEVIRLLRQRDMTMVIVTHELGFAREAADRIVMMDKGEVVEEGPPEQLFTTPRHQRTREFLKHFTGR is encoded by the coding sequence ATGACGTCTGCTCCCGTTCTCGAAATCGCCGATCTGCGAAAATCGTTCGGCAAGGACGAGGTGCTGAAGGGAGTCAACCTGACCGTCCGGCGCGGAGAAGTCGTGGTTCTCCTCGGCTCCTCCGGCTCCGGCAAGAGCACGTTCCTGCGCTGCATCAATCGGCTGGAGGAGCCCACGTCGGGGACGATCTCCCTGAACGGGACTCCGGTCACTTCTTCGACCGCAAATCTGGCCGATGTCCGCAAGAAGATCGGGATGGTATTTCAGTCCTTCAATCTCTATCCGCATCTCTCAGCACTAAGGAATATCACCCTGGCTCTGCGGCTCTCGCTGGGCCAGGACCGGAAGGCGGCCGAGGAACAGGCCATGCGTATGCTTGCGCAGGTCGGACTGGCCGAGAAAGCGCGGTCCTACCCGTCCGAATTGTCCGGAGGTCAGCAGCAGCGCGTCGCGATCGCCCGTGCCCTGGCGCTGGAACCGCAGGTGATGTTGTTCGACGAGCCAACCTCGGCTCTCGATCCGGAACTCGTTGGCAGCGTGCTCGAGGTCATACGCCTCCTGCGCCAGCGTGACATGACGATGGTCATCGTGACCCACGAACTCGGTTTCGCGCGCGAGGCGGCAGACCGCATCGTAATGATGGACAAGGGCGAGGTGGTCGAGGAAGGGCCGCCGGAGCAGTTGTTCACCACGCCCCGGCATCAGCGAACCCGCGAGTTCCTGAAGCACTTCACCGGCAGGTAG
- a CDS encoding MurR/RpiR family transcriptional regulator: protein MAEVDVVQRLREAFDTLPPKLKVAARFLIDSPTEVALLSMREQARKANVQPATMTRLAQWLGFSGFDELRGLYADALRNDAGSFSSRSVKLLKRRETIGDVGLISDYVDAITAYVDHLKSPAVTEAIVTASGYLRSASTIYAAGVRSTYPVAFQIAYVASYFADNVVLLDGPGSTANDPFRQATTDDVLLVTSVEPYAASTVALVQEATQRGIPIVAITDSVMSPVGRLAKAAIPVQKISPSFFDAIAPAFVVGEILVALLAANQGTVGTAKIEATEKRLRTSHVFFEE, encoded by the coding sequence ATGGCTGAAGTTGATGTAGTTCAGCGTCTACGGGAGGCATTCGACACGCTGCCGCCAAAGCTCAAGGTGGCGGCTCGATTCTTGATCGATTCGCCGACTGAAGTTGCGCTCCTTTCAATGCGTGAGCAGGCTCGCAAGGCAAACGTCCAGCCGGCGACGATGACGCGATTGGCGCAATGGCTTGGATTTTCAGGCTTCGACGAACTGCGTGGTCTCTACGCCGATGCGCTGCGCAATGATGCCGGCTCGTTCAGTAGTCGGTCGGTCAAGTTGCTCAAGCGACGGGAAACCATCGGTGACGTCGGACTAATCAGCGACTACGTCGATGCAATTACGGCCTATGTCGATCATTTGAAGAGCCCCGCGGTGACCGAGGCGATCGTCACCGCATCGGGATATCTCCGATCAGCGTCTACCATTTATGCTGCGGGTGTCCGATCGACGTATCCAGTGGCCTTTCAGATCGCCTATGTGGCGAGCTACTTTGCCGACAATGTCGTCTTGCTGGACGGGCCGGGGAGCACGGCCAACGATCCGTTCCGCCAGGCGACCACCGACGATGTGCTGCTAGTGACCAGTGTGGAGCCTTATGCAGCATCGACAGTCGCTCTTGTACAAGAAGCGACCCAACGGGGAATACCTATCGTCGCAATCACCGATAGCGTGATGTCACCAGTAGGACGGCTCGCGAAAGCGGCGATACCAGTTCAAAAGATCTCGCCGTCTTTCTTCGATGCAATCGCACCAGCCTTCGTTGTAGGCGAAATCTTAGTTGCACTCCTCGCTGCTAATCAGGGGACTGTCGGGACGGCAAAGATCGAAGCCACCGAAAAACGTCTTCGAACATCCCACGTCTTCTTTGAGGAGTGA
- a CDS encoding amino acid ABC transporter permease has translation MEQVLYYYFNVPIMVDALPMMLQGLGVTILMALTTVLIGVSAGLLLAVARSYPSRFIRWPIIGFVDIFRSLPQLVIIILIYFALPYAGIEFSPFWSTVLGLSLVLAAFAQESFWAGITATNRGQWEAATATGLSHTATVFFVVLPPAIKTSIPSLTNRIIAVTKGTALGSAVAVQELLAHAQSIQSVVANPSPLTLGALLYMVIFAPMVAFSRWLEWRYRWSS, from the coding sequence ATGGAGCAGGTTCTTTACTATTACTTCAACGTCCCGATCATGGTCGACGCCCTGCCGATGATGCTGCAGGGCCTAGGCGTCACGATCCTCATGGCGTTGACAACCGTGTTGATTGGAGTCAGCGCTGGGCTTCTGCTCGCGGTGGCGCGTAGCTATCCGAGCCGCTTCATTCGCTGGCCCATCATCGGCTTCGTCGACATCTTCCGATCCCTGCCGCAGTTGGTGATCATAATCTTGATCTACTTCGCGCTGCCCTATGCCGGCATCGAGTTCTCCCCGTTCTGGTCGACGGTGCTTGGCCTGTCTCTGGTGCTGGCCGCCTTCGCGCAGGAGAGCTTCTGGGCCGGCATTACGGCGACGAATCGCGGTCAATGGGAGGCGGCTACGGCCACCGGCCTGTCGCACACGGCGACCGTCTTCTTCGTCGTCCTGCCGCCGGCCATCAAGACGTCGATCCCGTCGCTAACGAACCGCATCATCGCGGTCACGAAAGGCACAGCACTAGGATCCGCGGTGGCCGTACAGGAACTGCTCGCCCACGCCCAGAGCATCCAGTCGGTGGTCGCAAATCCGTCGCCGCTGACCCTCGGTGCGCTGCTCTACATGGTCATCTTCGCGCCGATGGTAGCGTTCTCTCGGTGGCTTGAATGGCGTTATCGGTGGAGCAGCTGA
- a CDS encoding transporter substrate-binding domain-containing protein: protein MRNRFKFILAAAVFAAAIPAASAQDSSTPLRVASDVGFAPFTMRQPDGQVVGFIADMGAEIAKRTGRPSVEIVDVKFSAIFAGLFAKNFEFIITPLGITPKRTEEILFTEGYMQTGLGFMTKASAAPITKLDDLKGLKMAINRGTSTDTWLTNEGADAKYGFEVQRYDGSADAIQAVASGRADVYVNDLQGVQYSAKQVPNMTYAYEILQERTYSTGFRYGDEEARNKVERAIECMKQDGTFSALNVKWFGVEPAAGSAMTKVSPGYGPEGLKGWVDVADADKPACG from the coding sequence ATGCGCAACAGGTTCAAATTCATTCTCGCGGCAGCCGTCTTTGCGGCCGCCATTCCGGCTGCGTCGGCACAGGACAGCAGCACGCCGCTCCGCGTCGCATCGGACGTTGGCTTCGCGCCGTTCACGATGCGCCAACCCGACGGACAGGTCGTCGGTTTCATCGCCGACATGGGTGCGGAAATCGCGAAGCGGACCGGACGTCCGTCGGTCGAGATCGTCGATGTCAAGTTCAGCGCGATTTTCGCCGGCCTCTTCGCCAAGAACTTCGAGTTCATCATTACTCCGCTCGGGATCACTCCGAAGCGTACTGAGGAGATCCTGTTCACGGAAGGCTACATGCAAACCGGCCTCGGCTTCATGACGAAGGCCTCCGCCGCGCCGATCACGAAGCTCGACGACCTCAAGGGCCTCAAGATGGCGATAAACCGTGGCACGTCGACCGATACCTGGCTGACCAACGAAGGGGCCGACGCCAAGTATGGCTTCGAGGTGCAGCGTTATGACGGCAGCGCCGACGCGATCCAGGCCGTCGCCAGCGGCCGAGCCGACGTCTATGTGAACGACTTGCAGGGCGTGCAGTATTCGGCCAAGCAGGTTCCAAACATGACTTACGCCTACGAAATCCTGCAGGAGCGCACTTACTCTACCGGCTTCCGCTACGGCGACGAAGAGGCCCGCAACAAGGTGGAGCGTGCGATCGAATGCATGAAGCAGGACGGCACGTTCTCGGCCCTCAACGTCAAGTGGTTCGGCGTCGAGCCCGCTGCCGGTTCGGCGATGACCAAGGTCTCGCCCGGCTACGGACCCGAGGGTCTGAAGGGCTGGGTCGACGTGGCCGATGCCGACAAACCGGCCTGCGGCTGA
- a CDS encoding amino acid ABC transporter permease, which translates to MALSVEQLTMFFDTFFDIDAIIFTYPLLLDGFLLTLQLVGVVVPSGIALGTCLALVYALGGWATKAAFILYVDSFRSLPPLVLLVFIFYGLPFLGVHLGSFASAVLALVLNGSSYYAEIVRAGITAISKGQWDAGRATGLSRFQTIIHIVLPQAFRNIVGPLLGNTLELTKATSICSVVALPEFLRAAQIAQSHVYNPTPLVFVALVYLILLWPLARLVSRMERTIASR; encoded by the coding sequence ATGGCGTTATCGGTGGAGCAGCTGACGATGTTCTTCGACACCTTCTTCGACATCGACGCTATCATCTTCACCTATCCGCTGCTGCTGGACGGCTTTCTGCTGACCCTGCAACTGGTCGGTGTCGTCGTCCCGTCCGGTATCGCGCTCGGGACCTGCCTTGCGCTGGTCTACGCACTTGGCGGATGGGCAACGAAGGCGGCATTCATCCTCTATGTCGATTCCTTCCGCTCGCTACCGCCCCTGGTGCTACTCGTCTTCATCTTCTATGGGCTGCCATTTCTTGGCGTTCACCTCGGCAGCTTTGCCTCCGCCGTGCTCGCTCTCGTCCTGAACGGGTCCAGCTATTACGCGGAGATCGTGCGAGCCGGCATCACAGCGATCTCGAAGGGCCAGTGGGACGCGGGACGCGCGACCGGCCTGTCGCGCTTCCAGACGATCATCCACATCGTCCTGCCCCAGGCATTCCGCAACATTGTCGGGCCGCTTCTGGGCAATACGCTCGAGCTCACCAAGGCGACGTCGATCTGTTCGGTTGTCGCTCTTCCGGAGTTCCTGCGTGCCGCCCAGATTGCCCAGAGCCACGTCTACAATCCGACGCCCTTGGTGTTTGTGGCGCTCGTTTACCTGATCCTGCTTTGGCCGCTGGCGCGTCTGGTGTCGCGCATGGAGCGGACCATCGCCTCGCGCTGA
- a CDS encoding amidohydrolase family protein — MRQTDILIRNVTAITVDAKRRVLEDAWIAVNGDRISGVGTPDEAPPVGAAKEIDGSGMVALPGLIDSHSHAGHGLVRAAGAGDTAAWFETCEAIYARNSTPSFWRTEQRLAQLERLRGGVTTAVSLLGGGADIYRTDDPAHGDAHCDATVESGLRTIMAVGPCRAPFPRRYARIREDGRSETFDLTFERQLEVSADLIDRWNDVLDRRTGVCLIMPVYYAKDIFEDDIRRDVERMSAAVMRLRSDKNVLFTQDGHRDGSIALARDLGVIGSFALLGHSVDLTPADFEALQETRASIVHNPSAIMSIYGRCPAPELLDAGITVCLGSDAAAPDRGFDMFRHMAQCMHYHRRHFRDPAVLPPGKTLEMATIDAAQALGLQDHLGSLEPGKKADIVLVDMRKPHLFPPTMPVTKIAHFANAADVDTVIVDGKLLMQARRVAHLDESAILDEAAAEAKCAFERVDLSHLLVEPQDYWSVSKRRDRDR; from the coding sequence ATGAGACAGACCGACATTCTCATCCGTAACGTCACAGCGATTACGGTCGATGCCAAGCGGCGCGTATTGGAAGACGCGTGGATCGCCGTCAACGGCGATCGCATCAGCGGCGTCGGCACCCCAGACGAGGCGCCACCCGTCGGTGCCGCGAAGGAGATCGACGGCTCCGGCATGGTCGCATTGCCTGGGCTCATCGATTCGCATTCCCATGCCGGTCACGGTCTGGTTCGCGCCGCCGGGGCAGGGGACACCGCCGCCTGGTTCGAGACCTGCGAAGCGATTTACGCGCGCAATTCGACGCCATCCTTCTGGCGGACCGAGCAGCGGCTTGCCCAGCTCGAACGGCTGCGCGGCGGCGTCACAACCGCCGTCTCCCTTCTCGGCGGTGGAGCAGACATCTACCGCACCGACGATCCGGCGCATGGCGACGCGCATTGCGATGCGACGGTCGAATCCGGCCTGCGCACGATTATGGCCGTCGGCCCGTGCCGCGCGCCGTTTCCGCGCCGCTATGCGCGCATCCGCGAAGATGGCAGATCGGAAACTTTCGACCTGACGTTCGAACGCCAACTTGAGGTCAGCGCCGATCTGATAGACCGGTGGAACGACGTCCTCGACCGGCGTACCGGTGTCTGCCTCATCATGCCGGTCTATTACGCCAAAGACATTTTTGAGGATGATATTCGTCGTGACGTCGAGCGTATGAGCGCTGCAGTCATGCGGTTGCGCTCGGACAAGAATGTGCTTTTCACGCAGGATGGTCATCGCGACGGCTCGATCGCGCTCGCCCGTGATCTTGGCGTAATCGGCAGCTTTGCGCTTCTAGGCCACAGCGTCGACCTGACGCCAGCCGATTTCGAAGCCCTGCAGGAGACCCGCGCATCGATCGTGCACAATCCGAGCGCGATAATGTCGATCTACGGCCGCTGCCCGGCGCCGGAACTGCTCGATGCCGGAATAACCGTATGCCTGGGTTCGGATGCAGCGGCGCCCGATCGCGGCTTTGACATGTTCCGCCACATGGCCCAATGCATGCATTACCACCGCAGGCATTTTCGCGATCCCGCAGTCCTGCCGCCTGGCAAGACGCTTGAAATGGCCACGATAGACGCCGCACAGGCCCTCGGTCTGCAGGACCATCTGGGTTCTCTCGAGCCGGGCAAGAAGGCCGACATCGTTCTCGTCGACATGCGCAAGCCGCATCTCTTTCCGCCGACCATGCCGGTCACCAAGATCGCGCATTTCGCGAATGCCGCCGACGTCGATACGGTTATCGTCGACGGCAAGCTGTTGATGCAGGCGCGCCGCGTTGCGCATCTGGACGAAAGCGCCATCCTTGACGAAGCGGCCGCTGAAGCCAAATGTGCATTCGAACGCGTTGACCTTTCTCATCTTCTCGTGGAGCCGCAAGACTATTGGTCTGTTTCAAAACGGCGAGATAGAGACCGGTAA